AAACGGCGTAAGAATCATCGCTGCCAAAGGTGCGCCAGAAGCACTAATGGCGTGTTCTGATTTATCTGAAGAGGAATCCCAAAACATACTTTCAGCCATAGAAACGATGACCAATGAAGGTTTTCGTGTTTTAGGTGTTGGTGTTGCCAAATTCTACGGAACAGATTATCCTAAAAAACAGCAGGAATTTACGTTTCAGTTCAAAGGGTTGGTCGCTTTTTATGACCCACCAAAAGAAAATATAAAAACTGTTTTTGAGACTTTTTACAACGCTGGAATTGAAGTAAAAATAATAACCGGAGATAATGCGGCTACGACCTCCACCATTGCCAAGCAAATTGGTTTTAAAAATCCTGAAAAAGTGCTGAATGGTGATGACTTGATGGACATGGACGAAGCGACTTTAAAATCAAAAGTTATGGAAACAACCATTTTCACCCGAATGTTTCCGGAAGCCAAACTCAAAATCATTAAAGCTTTAAAAGACAACAATCAGATTGTAGCCATGACAGGCGACGGCGTAAACGATGGTCCTGCTTTAAAATCAGCTCATATTGGGATTGCGATGGGTAAAAAAGGGACTGAAATTGCTAAACAAGCCGCTAATTTAATTCTGATAGACGATGATTTTGCTAAAATGACGGACGCCATTGCTATGGGAAGAAAAATTTATATCAACCTCAAGAAAGCCATTCAATATATCATTTCGATTCACATTCCTATTATCTTGATTGTTTTCATTCCGCTGGCATTGGGATGGATTTATCCTAATATTTTTTCACCGGTACATATCATTTTTCTGGAAATTATAATGGGTCCAACGTGTTCCATCATTTACGAGAACGAACCTATGGAAGACAATTTGATGTTGCAAAAACCAAGACCTTTAACGACTACTTTTTTTAATTTAAAAGAAATCACCATCAGTATCATTCAGGGGCTTGCTATCACATTAGGGTTACTTTTTGTCTATCAATATTGCATCCGTGAGAATTGTACCGAAAATGCTACCCGAACCATTGTGTTTTTGACTTTGATTGCTTCAAATATATTCCTGACGCTTGCCAATCGTTCGTTTTACTATTCGATATTTACTACAATAAAATACAAAAATAATTTGGTTCTGCTCATTATCGGAGTAACGCTTTTCATTACGGTTTTGCTGTTATTTGTTCCGCAATTCTCCCAATTCTTTATGTTTGATACTGTTTCCATTCAACATATAGGTTTGAGTATTTTAGTTGGAGGAATTTCAGTGTTTTGGATTGAAATTTACAAAGGATTTAAACGTTTAAAAAAGGAGTAGCTTATTTGTCGTTGAAAATAACATTCAATCCCAATTGAAAAGAGAAACTGTTTGATTTTGTAATGTCTTTATATTCCAAAAGATTGTCCGCCAATACATAGAAATTAACAGGCCCTAATTTGCTCGACAAACCCAAACCTATGTTCGTATATGAAAACGAATCTAAAGTGTAGGTTGCTTTCAATTGCAATCCGTTGGAAATTTTTCTTCGATAATAGGTTGTAAAAGCGACCAAAGGCGTTCTTGGTGTAGTCATCACAAATAATTGGGCGCCAACTGCGTTTTTATAAACGGTTTCCGAATCGAAACCTTGACAATTGCATTCTTCATCGGATCGTTCTTCTCCAAAAGAATATTGAATCGAAGAATTAAATTTTGCAGGACGCCAAGTTGTATATTTAGTATATACGGTATCCAAAGGAATCGCATCTTTAAATTCCTGATACGCATCCGAAACCTGACTTGGATCTAAAAAATTAGGTTTCACACCTTCGAACTTATAGTATCCTTTATAGCGCAACCCTTCTACTTCTTTAGTATGGTTTATGAATCCAATATCGACTGCACTAGCTGTAAATTGGATGTTTTTTTGAGGATAATAGGTTAATCCTAAATCAATTCCTACTCCTAAATTGCCTCCCAATAAAACTTTTTTTCTAATGTCGCTTGCTACATCAGCCGTATAATTTTCATCATCATATTGGGCAATTCCTGACGTATTTAATTGTAAATCCGAATAAATAACTTGTTCATAAACCGAATTACCAGCTGACGGAATGGTATAAATATATCCGGAATTCTTAGTTGAAGTAGCGTTAAAAACACTGGAATAAATTTTACCGCGAACTCCCAAAATAAGATTCTCCTTTATATTTTTA
This region of Flavobacterium lacustre genomic DNA includes:
- a CDS encoding DUF5723 family protein, with the translated sequence MRKKALIFTLFIAMSCFSQNKQILYNFTSIPQSMMTNPGSDVKYKWYFGVPLLSGVSANVGSSGFSAYDLFADNGVDFNDKLRNVLFSTTKKDKVAVNEQIELFSGGFRIGPDEKKAYISFGMYQEFDMLSYMPKDIAVLAIDGNKDYLGKVFDLGDLNVKAEMLSVLHVGYHKNIKENLILGVRGKIYSSVFNATSTKNSGYIYTIPSAGNSVYEQVIYSDLQLNTSGIAQYDDENYTADVASDIRKKVLLGGNLGVGIDLGLTYYPQKNIQFTASAVDIGFINHTKEVEGLRYKGYYKFEGVKPNFLDPSQVSDAYQEFKDAIPLDTVYTKYTTWRPAKFNSSIQYSFGEERSDEECNCQGFDSETVYKNAVGAQLFVMTTPRTPLVAFTTYYRRKISNGLQLKATYTLDSFSYTNIGLGLSSKLGPVNFYVLADNLLEYKDITKSNSFSFQLGLNVIFNDK
- a CDS encoding cation-translocating P-type ATPase; amino-acid sequence: MTEQNQQIQGLSAAEVTQSRTQNGSNSLDHQKKNNFLSSVIEMVKEPMFLLLLTATSIYFIIGEYGNGIFMAVAIALVSTISLYQESKSRNAIEALEKLTQPKSKVIRNGAVLEIPSEEIVLGDYIQTEEGTFIPADGIIIQSNDFSVNESILTGESFTVFKNEKSEDNKVYQGTIAASGLAICQVTAIGSLTQLGKIGKSLDTIVEEKTPLQKQMENFVTKMSLVGLVIFAIVWAINYWNSRLILDSLLKALTLAMSIIPEEIPVAFTTFMALGAWRLMKMGIIVKQIRTVETLGGATVICTDKTGTITENKMSLAQWYTLSSNVISDSKEKSSEEEQELLSLSMWASEPIPFDAMEIALHDAYGKLALEDERSNFKLVHEYPLSGKPPMMTHVFENQNGVRIIAAKGAPEALMACSDLSEEESQNILSAIETMTNEGFRVLGVGVAKFYGTDYPKKQQEFTFQFKGLVAFYDPPKENIKTVFETFYNAGIEVKIITGDNAATTSTIAKQIGFKNPEKVLNGDDLMDMDEATLKSKVMETTIFTRMFPEAKLKIIKALKDNNQIVAMTGDGVNDGPALKSAHIGIAMGKKGTEIAKQAANLILIDDDFAKMTDAIAMGRKIYINLKKAIQYIISIHIPIILIVFIPLALGWIYPNIFSPVHIIFLEIIMGPTCSIIYENEPMEDNLMLQKPRPLTTTFFNLKEITISIIQGLAITLGLLFVYQYCIRENCTENATRTIVFLTLIASNIFLTLANRSFYYSIFTTIKYKNNLVLLIIGVTLFITVLLLFVPQFSQFFMFDTVSIQHIGLSILVGGISVFWIEIYKGFKRLKKE